One window of Oryza brachyantha chromosome 12, ObraRS2, whole genome shotgun sequence genomic DNA carries:
- the LOC102704376 gene encoding CEN-like protein 2, whose protein sequence is MSISVEPLIVGRVIGEVLDSFNPCMKMIVTYNSNKLVCNGHEYYPSAVVSKPRVEVQGGDMRSFFTLVMTDPDVPGPSDPYLREHLHWIVTDIPGTTDASFGQEIISYESPKPSIGIHRFIFVLFKQKHRQTVVVPSSRDNFNTRRFAEENELGLPVAAVYFNAQRETAARRR, encoded by the exons ATGTCTATATCTGTGGAGCCTCTTATTGTTGGGCGGGTTATTGGAGAAGTTCTTGATTCATTCAACCCATGCATGAAGATGATAGTAACCTACAATTCAAACAAGCTTGTTTGTAATGGTCATGAATACTACCCATCAGCGGTTGTATCTAAACCAAGAGTTGAGGTCCAGGGGGGTGATATGCGGTCTTTCTTCACATTG GTTATGACAGACCCAGATGTGCCAGGACCAAGTGATCCATATCTAAGGGAACACCTACATTG GATTGTAACTGATATACCTGGAACAACAGATGCCTCTTTTG GACAGGAAATCATAAGCTATGAGAGCCCAAAGCCCAGCATTGGCATCCACAGGTTCATTTTTGTGCTCTTCAAGCAGAAGCACAGGCAAACTGTAGTTGTGCCATCCTCTAGGGATAATTTCAATACACGGAGGTTTGCTGAGGAGAATGAACTTGGCCTTCCTGTGGCCGCCGTCTACTTCAATGCTCAGAGAGAGACTGCGGCCAGGAGGCGCTAA
- the LOC107305350 gene encoding uncharacterized protein LOC107305350 — translation MAALEASATTYQEITTATAAAAATAAGERGQMIDDGEDQRGMIVPDDSDDDDELFELDIALIDHRDGEEYSRRALSGGAGGDEQGDALLANCLLPVSSVSKAVPVTDSGFVVVSSCYSGRYHGGGAVHACDDPCSWRRRFFFTGGGGGGSRTRIIGRHGGNSSSNSARFSFSRFQNMGNFQRY, via the coding sequence ATGGCAGCCTTAGAAGCAAGTGCCACCACCTACCAAGAAATCACcaccgccacggccgccgccgccgctactgCTGCAGGAGAGCGTGGGCAGAtgatcgacgacggcgaggaccaGCGTGGGATGATCGTGCCcgacgacagcgacgacgacgacgagctgtTCGAGCTCGACATCGCCCTCATCGACCACCGTGACGGAGAGGAGTACAGCCGCCGTGCGCTgagtggcggcgccggcggcgacgagcaaGGCGACGCGCTCCTCGCCAACTGCCTGCTGCCGGTGAGCTCGGTCAGCAAGGCGGTGCCGGTCACGGACAGCggcttcgtcgtcgtctcgtccTGCTACTCCGGCCGctaccacggcggcggcgccgtgcacGCGTGCGATGATCCTTgcagctggaggaggaggttcttcttcaccggcggcggcggcggcggcagcaggacGCGTATTATTGGGCGCCACGGCGGGAACAGCAGCAGTAATTCCGCGAGATTTTCCTTCTCCAGATTCCAAAATATGGGGAATTTTCAGCGCTACTGA